In one window of Thermoplasmata archaeon DNA:
- a CDS encoding PQQ-binding-like beta-propeller repeat protein, with protein sequence MWSRIVAISLVLVMVFSAFLILGTPATAARPSIMPRALPDYMKYVTINNFQFDPLAQTPSIPASLRYDTVPRDQQFYYIVQFNGPVTPAMKSMLAATGVTILQYLAYNAFVVRADGPAIDRAAALPVVRWSGVFQPAYKLSPRLSDEYALITERAMERDRSGDSLNGGATTTLGAGGMPAKSVSSSGGAATAASGFSPKFDTSASGSTMGPQTSFGGAAAPSSGAGSRISLEVTAFETSRVPEIARAASVLGGTQITYSWGNSGGVRVEVDKGALPLLARVPGVLYVDRFVQPYVFNDLARWVVQSGDTDTFATPIHDHGIHGTGQTVTLGDTGIDYKHPDFWDPGNTTPGPSARKLTDYYPACSDNCDDTDNGINHGTHTSGSVAGDDGTWHVYNGDATGSNGTAGPHDGQAFDAWIQMTDMSNDGNFVYFDSITNVWQRAVDRDSWIHSNSWGSVDFQAEYIQEAADTDNFIWNNQDFLVVFAAANAGQGGLRSMNLFGTAKNIITAGATVNGLGLENMADFSSRGPTQDGRIKPDITAPGVSVWSAQGLDPGGDGTQYWQLSGTSMATPTIAGSMALVRQYYMDGWYPTGAPVPGDGFTPTAALIKATAINSAREMTGTGAYGFGESYYPNDNQGFGRLTLDDALAFQGDARGLVLDDNRNGLNTGDVTNYSLAIGDASQSVEITLVWSDYPGTAGCNPCLVNDLDLTVHAPDGTLYAGNQYVGMNPGESKPNPTRSDHRNNVESVLVITGVQEGVWTVTVTANDVPNGPQPYAIVMTGGIATQRGIIQMDHNSYQSSATVNIKVVDTGLNTDPNNPDTVDVNMSSSTETTPELVTLTETGNATSVFDGSIPLDNSVTPAPGDGLLQVQDGDTITALYYDNDDGSGGRGPVTATALVDDTPPVISGIAAINLRFNRATIVWTTDERSDSVVWWGDTSPPGNQASSSRMVTGHSITLSGLTANKTYYYAVQSTDEAGNVALDNNNSQYYTFVTPEKPPTAPPSVEWPTFHNNVPRQGRSPSNFQPPIDLIWADGPYLLQLWNGPVLSDGILFSAPLDGTLRARDPFTGEILWSRHLGDQYYYTGTMVGHDGVLYATFYGSSGGYVYALNEYTGDTIWVVGSESGLDFNARIMMGYSDGLVFGSAWGGQIYALNATDGSVVWAYQTGDLPFGGPSVNAGVVYMASIGGTVFAVDEFSGSLVWSATLDDTTTSSPLYANGLIYEGTYSGTMYALDAFTGEIVWSTGGFNLIDVSTPAYDGVAIYFGDYNDEYVSLDASDGTLLWRTGVGGAVGTSPALANGFLYGTCWFYCPLYTFDTLDGSIVDSDPLTSSFGATSFPAVSDGWVWVEDYAGNIHGFFGQLPIGLTVSPARASQDAVPDSKVDYNLTVKNIGISGPDTFDATKTLGVHGWTVDLLKADRTPLTDTDSDGIPDTGPLNPGKNTTVIVEVTVPAAVNPGDADTAVVRFTSSNDLTRHKESQLTTTVPPPGVSVGPRGYFTPNPGATVNATMNVRNTGGFADTIDVTAVSDQSWTIHLYKADGVTPLADTDGDGIPDVGLVPGLRSASIVVSVNVPGDAPEDTVQRTAVKGTSSLNTSASGTGLVVIEIVAPPNEAWPTFHNNQKRAGLSPSTHAPPMKELWRTGGHQLQLWTGPVVADNIVYSTTLDGYLRAYDPFTGDVIWEQAFGDSFYYTGTVTVDQRSPSDPNDNVVYATFYGTNGGVIGSCPPNPPFYGSCGYVFAIDATDGSILWKVGPDETGLNFNARVVMAYAHGRVVGATWNDFNNGQVYALDSLSGQLLWLFNATGLPFGGAAISGGNVYIGTISGWLYALDEQSGSVVWSAQLDNTITSVPLVAQGIIFVGTYSGTMYAIDGNTGSVIWSTGGFSLIDSSTPATDGSAIYFGDFMSEYVSLDMATGAVLWRTSIAGPVASSPALANGYLYGTAWDGKFRTLNASTGDIVDTDPLVAFASTSSPAVQRGWVWLEDYNGAVYAFGGKGAGEVRTVLVTPAVADVEVGKALLFKTHALDAFDNPIRVKDADWLARAGLGSVVKVNGDTALYVADIIAGTETLEASTTDEDGVVHVGTATVNVRPGPLDRIEVAMLVGGIPFDGDVSIPAGSQRTFVADATDRFGNPIAGATLTWSVENGVGQITSNGVFTASTTVGVGFVTAASSSKSGHQTVTIVPAAPATVDIETSSSVSVDSQTVVVATVRDVYRNANLEGVVKWTKTGTGPAPLLLTPDGRTILYHAPITTTPASVQLTAGIDVDGDGVVDISQAITLTIVAGPPVGISIDAPATTVAVGGTLDFGAVVTDQFGNAVTGATVAWETTAGSINQQGVFTAPQNPGLVVITASTAGRESFVVIDVTSGGFEQFSRQATSATSLVFLLATIVAVTASVFLFVRYRESKRELEELRRGRGGTDGEL encoded by the coding sequence ATGTGGAGTCGCATCGTCGCAATCTCGTTGGTGCTCGTGATGGTCTTCTCGGCGTTCCTAATCCTGGGGACGCCGGCGACGGCCGCACGGCCGTCGATCATGCCGCGTGCGCTTCCGGACTATATGAAGTACGTCACGATCAATAATTTCCAATTCGATCCGCTCGCACAGACCCCGTCGATTCCCGCATCCCTTCGGTACGACACGGTCCCCCGGGACCAACAGTTCTACTACATCGTTCAATTCAACGGACCCGTCACGCCCGCGATGAAGTCGATGCTCGCGGCGACCGGCGTGACGATCTTGCAGTACCTCGCCTACAACGCGTTCGTCGTCCGCGCCGATGGACCCGCGATCGATCGCGCGGCCGCCCTCCCCGTCGTTCGGTGGAGCGGCGTCTTCCAGCCCGCATACAAGCTGAGTCCCCGCCTCTCCGATGAATACGCCCTGATCACGGAGCGCGCGATGGAGCGCGACCGCAGCGGCGACTCCCTGAACGGCGGCGCCACGACGACCCTCGGAGCCGGCGGCATGCCCGCGAAGAGCGTCAGCTCCTCCGGCGGCGCCGCGACGGCCGCTTCCGGTTTCTCCCCGAAGTTCGACACGTCCGCATCCGGATCGACGATGGGGCCGCAGACCTCGTTCGGCGGCGCCGCCGCGCCGTCGTCGGGCGCCGGATCGCGCATCTCCCTCGAGGTCACCGCCTTCGAGACGTCCCGCGTGCCGGAGATCGCGCGCGCGGCCTCCGTCCTGGGCGGCACGCAGATCACGTACTCCTGGGGCAACTCCGGCGGCGTCCGCGTCGAGGTCGACAAGGGCGCGCTTCCCTTGCTCGCGCGCGTGCCCGGCGTGTTGTACGTCGACCGGTTCGTCCAGCCATACGTCTTCAACGACCTTGCACGCTGGGTCGTGCAGAGCGGCGACACGGACACGTTCGCCACGCCGATCCACGACCACGGAATCCATGGGACCGGTCAGACGGTCACGTTGGGCGACACCGGGATCGACTACAAGCACCCCGATTTCTGGGATCCGGGTAACACGACGCCGGGTCCGAGTGCACGCAAGCTGACCGATTACTATCCCGCGTGCAGCGACAACTGCGACGACACGGACAACGGCATTAACCACGGAACGCACACCTCGGGGAGCGTCGCGGGCGACGACGGCACATGGCACGTCTACAACGGGGACGCGACCGGCTCGAACGGCACGGCGGGACCGCACGACGGCCAAGCCTTCGACGCCTGGATTCAGATGACGGACATGTCCAACGACGGCAATTTCGTGTATTTCGATTCCATCACAAACGTCTGGCAGCGTGCGGTCGATCGCGACTCGTGGATTCACTCCAACAGCTGGGGTTCCGTGGACTTCCAAGCCGAGTATATCCAGGAAGCCGCGGACACGGACAACTTCATCTGGAACAACCAGGACTTCCTCGTCGTCTTCGCGGCGGCTAATGCGGGACAGGGAGGCCTCCGGTCGATGAACCTCTTCGGGACCGCGAAGAACATCATCACCGCAGGCGCGACGGTCAACGGGCTCGGCCTCGAGAACATGGCGGACTTCAGCAGCCGCGGACCGACCCAGGACGGGCGCATCAAGCCCGACATCACCGCGCCCGGTGTCTCGGTGTGGTCCGCCCAGGGATTGGATCCCGGGGGGGACGGCACACAGTACTGGCAGCTGAGCGGCACGAGCATGGCGACGCCGACGATCGCCGGTAGCATGGCGCTCGTCCGCCAATACTACATGGATGGCTGGTACCCGACCGGAGCGCCGGTCCCGGGGGACGGCTTCACGCCTACCGCCGCGCTCATCAAGGCGACGGCGATCAACAGCGCGCGCGAGATGACCGGCACCGGGGCGTACGGGTTTGGCGAATCCTATTATCCGAACGACAACCAGGGCTTCGGCCGGCTCACCCTCGATGATGCCCTCGCGTTCCAGGGGGACGCGCGCGGCCTCGTCCTGGACGACAACCGCAACGGTCTCAACACGGGCGACGTCACGAACTACAGCCTCGCGATCGGGGATGCGTCCCAGTCGGTCGAGATCACCCTCGTGTGGTCGGACTATCCAGGAACCGCGGGCTGCAATCCGTGCCTCGTGAACGACTTGGACCTGACCGTCCACGCCCCCGACGGCACGCTGTACGCGGGCAACCAGTACGTTGGCATGAACCCCGGCGAGTCCAAGCCGAACCCGACCCGTTCCGATCACCGGAACAACGTCGAGTCGGTCCTCGTAATCACGGGCGTCCAGGAGGGCGTCTGGACGGTCACGGTCACGGCGAACGATGTGCCGAACGGGCCGCAGCCCTACGCCATCGTGATGACCGGCGGAATCGCCACGCAGCGCGGGATCATCCAGATGGACCACAACAGCTACCAGTCCTCGGCGACCGTGAACATCAAGGTCGTCGACACGGGCCTGAACACGGACCCGAACAACCCGGACACCGTCGATGTGAACATGAGCTCGAGCACGGAGACGACTCCTGAGCTCGTGACGCTCACGGAGACCGGCAACGCGACCTCCGTGTTCGACGGCTCGATCCCACTGGACAACAGCGTGACTCCGGCACCCGGCGACGGTCTCCTGCAAGTCCAGGACGGCGACACGATCACCGCGTTGTACTACGACAACGACGATGGATCGGGCGGGCGCGGTCCAGTGACGGCCACGGCCCTCGTCGACGACACGCCACCGGTCATCTCGGGCATCGCCGCGATCAATCTACGCTTCAACCGCGCGACCATCGTCTGGACGACGGACGAGCGGTCCGATTCGGTCGTGTGGTGGGGCGACACAAGTCCGCCCGGGAACCAAGCCTCCTCGTCGCGCATGGTGACGGGCCACTCGATCACGCTATCGGGTCTCACCGCGAACAAGACGTACTACTACGCCGTGCAATCGACGGATGAGGCGGGGAACGTCGCGCTCGACAACAACAACTCGCAGTACTACACCTTCGTCACACCCGAGAAACCGCCGACTGCGCCGCCGAGCGTCGAATGGCCGACGTTCCACAACAACGTCCCGAGGCAAGGGCGGTCGCCGAGCAACTTCCAGCCGCCCATCGACCTCATCTGGGCAGACGGCCCGTACCTCCTGCAGCTCTGGAACGGCCCGGTCCTCTCGGACGGCATCCTGTTCTCCGCACCTCTCGATGGCACTCTGCGGGCGCGCGATCCATTCACGGGCGAGATACTGTGGAGCCGCCATCTGGGCGACCAGTACTACTACACGGGCACGATGGTCGGCCACGACGGCGTGCTGTACGCAACGTTCTACGGCTCCTCCGGCGGATACGTGTACGCGCTCAACGAGTACACGGGCGACACGATCTGGGTCGTCGGCTCGGAGAGCGGGCTCGACTTCAACGCGCGGATCATGATGGGCTACTCGGATGGCCTCGTCTTCGGGAGCGCCTGGGGCGGCCAGATCTACGCGCTGAACGCCACGGACGGCTCCGTCGTGTGGGCGTACCAGACCGGCGACCTGCCCTTTGGCGGGCCCTCGGTCAACGCGGGCGTCGTCTACATGGCCTCGATCGGAGGCACCGTCTTCGCCGTCGACGAGTTCAGCGGTTCCCTCGTCTGGTCTGCAACGCTCGATGACACGACCACCTCGTCGCCGCTCTATGCGAACGGCCTGATCTACGAGGGGACGTACTCGGGCACGATGTACGCCCTCGACGCGTTCACCGGCGAGATTGTCTGGTCGACCGGCGGATTCAACCTGATCGACGTGTCGACGCCCGCGTATGATGGCGTTGCAATCTACTTCGGCGACTACAACGATGAGTACGTCTCCCTCGACGCCTCCGACGGGACGCTCCTCTGGAGGACCGGCGTCGGCGGAGCGGTGGGCACGTCACCCGCCCTCGCGAACGGCTTCCTGTACGGGACCTGCTGGTTTTACTGCCCGCTCTACACGTTCGACACGCTCGACGGGTCGATCGTGGACTCGGACCCCCTCACGTCGAGCTTCGGCGCGACGTCGTTCCCCGCCGTCTCGGATGGCTGGGTCTGGGTCGAGGACTACGCAGGGAACATCCATGGGTTCTTCGGGCAGCTGCCGATCGGGCTCACGGTGTCCCCGGCCCGCGCGTCGCAGGACGCGGTGCCGGATTCGAAGGTCGACTACAACCTGACCGTCAAGAACATCGGCATCTCCGGTCCCGACACGTTCGACGCCACCAAGACGCTCGGCGTCCACGGCTGGACGGTCGATCTGCTGAAGGCGGACAGGACGCCGCTCACCGACACGGACAGCGACGGCATCCCGGACACGGGCCCACTGAACCCCGGCAAGAACACGACGGTCATCGTCGAAGTGACGGTCCCCGCCGCGGTCAATCCGGGCGACGCCGACACGGCGGTCGTGCGGTTCACGTCGAGCAACGACCTGACGCGACACAAGGAGTCCCAGCTCACGACGACCGTGCCGCCACCCGGCGTCTCGGTCGGGCCACGCGGCTACTTCACCCCGAATCCGGGCGCGACGGTCAACGCGACGATGAACGTTCGGAACACCGGCGGGTTCGCGGACACGATCGACGTGACCGCGGTCTCGGACCAGAGTTGGACGATCCATCTCTACAAGGCGGACGGCGTCACGCCGCTGGCCGATACGGATGGCGACGGGATCCCGGACGTCGGGCTCGTGCCCGGCCTCCGGAGCGCCTCGATCGTGGTGAGTGTCAACGTCCCCGGGGACGCCCCCGAAGACACGGTCCAGCGGACCGCGGTGAAGGGCACATCCTCCCTGAACACTTCCGCATCCGGCACCGGCCTGGTCGTGATCGAGATCGTCGCGCCGCCGAACGAGGCGTGGCCGACGTTCCACAACAACCAGAAGCGCGCCGGGCTGTCGCCGAGCACCCATGCGCCTCCGATGAAGGAATTGTGGCGAACCGGGGGGCATCAGCTCCAGTTGTGGACAGGACCCGTTGTCGCGGACAACATCGTGTACAGCACGACCCTCGACGGATACCTCAGGGCATACGATCCGTTCACGGGCGATGTCATCTGGGAGCAAGCGTTCGGCGACTCGTTCTACTACACCGGCACGGTGACGGTTGACCAGCGAAGTCCCAGCGACCCGAACGATAATGTCGTCTACGCGACGTTCTACGGCACGAACGGAGGCGTCATCGGGTCGTGCCCCCCCAACCCGCCCTTCTACGGATCGTGTGGCTACGTCTTCGCCATCGATGCCACGGACGGATCCATCCTCTGGAAGGTGGGCCCGGACGAGACCGGCTTGAACTTTAACGCGCGGGTCGTGATGGCCTACGCGCACGGCCGCGTGGTCGGTGCGACGTGGAACGACTTCAACAACGGACAGGTGTACGCCCTTGATTCGTTGAGTGGCCAGTTGCTGTGGCTCTTCAACGCGACCGGGTTGCCCTTCGGAGGTGCCGCCATCAGCGGCGGAAACGTGTACATCGGGACGATTTCGGGCTGGCTCTACGCGCTCGACGAACAGTCGGGAAGCGTCGTGTGGTCCGCTCAGCTCGACAACACGATCACGTCCGTTCCGCTCGTCGCGCAGGGCATCATCTTCGTCGGCACCTATTCTGGGACGATGTACGCCATCGATGGGAACACGGGCAGCGTGATCTGGTCCACGGGCGGCTTCTCGCTGATTGACTCTTCGACGCCGGCGACCGACGGATCGGCAATCTACTTCGGGGACTTTATGTCGGAGTATGTCTCCCTGGACATGGCAACGGGTGCGGTCCTCTGGCGGACGTCCATCGCAGGGCCTGTGGCAAGCTCCCCGGCTCTCGCGAACGGGTACCTCTACGGAACTGCCTGGGACGGCAAGTTCCGGACCTTGAACGCATCCACGGGCGACATCGTCGACACAGATCCCCTGGTCGCCTTCGCGTCGACGTCCTCGCCTGCGGTTCAGCGAGGCTGGGTCTGGCTCGAGGACTACAACGGCGCTGTCTACGCCTTTGGCGGTAAGGGGGCCGGTGAAGTCCGGACAGTCCTCGTGACGCCCGCCGTGGCGGATGTCGAGGTCGGCAAAGCCCTCCTCTTCAAGACGCACGCGCTCGACGCGTTCGACAATCCAATCCGGGTGAAGGACGCGGACTGGCTCGCGCGGGCGGGGCTCGGCTCGGTCGTCAAAGTCAACGGCGACACCGCTCTCTATGTCGCGGACATCATCGCGGGCACCGAGACGTTGGAGGCGTCAACGACGGACGAAGACGGTGTGGTGCATGTGGGCACCGCGACCGTGAACGTGCGGCCCGGGCCGCTCGATCGCATTGAGGTCGCCATGCTCGTCGGCGGAATCCCCTTCGACGGCGATGTCAGCATCCCGGCGGGCTCTCAGCGAACCTTCGTAGCGGACGCGACGGACCGGTTCGGCAACCCGATCGCAGGTGCGACGCTCACTTGGAGTGTGGAGAACGGCGTCGGTCAGATCACCTCCAACGGGGTGTTCACCGCGTCGACGACGGTGGGAGTCGGCTTCGTGACCGCTGCCTCGAGCAGTAAGTCGGGCCACCAGACGGTCACCATCGTCCCGGCGGCCCCGGCTACGGTGGACATCGAGACGTCCAGCAGTGTGTCGGTCGACTCCCAGACGGTGGTCGTCGCAACGGTGCGGGACGTGTACCGCAACGCAAACCTCGAGGGCGTTGTGAAGTGGACGAAGACAGGCACGGGCCCAGCGCCTTTGTTGCTCACGCCGGACGGCCGCACCATCCTGTACCACGCCCCCATCACGACGACCCCAGCGTCCGTGCAGCTCACCGCCGGGATTGACGTGGACGGCGATGGAGTCGTGGATATCTCGCAGGCAATCACCCTGACGATTGTCGCGGGCCCGCCGGTGGGAATCTCCATCGACGCGCCGGCGACGACCGTGGCCGTGGGAGGGACCCTGGACTTCGGCGCAGTCGTGACGGACCAGTTCGGCAACGCGGTGACGGGAGCGACGGTCGCCTGGGAGACCACGGCGGGATCGATCAACCAGCAGGGCGTCTTCACCGCGCCACAGAATCCGGGATTGGTCGTCATCACCGCGAGCACCGCGGGCCGGGAGAGCTTCGTCGTGATCGACGTCACGTCGGGTGGGTTCGAGCAGTTCTCCCGGCAGGCGACCTCGGCGACTTCGTTGGTCTTCCTACTGGCAACGATCGTCGCGGTCACGGCGAGCGTGT